One stretch of Arachis duranensis cultivar V14167 chromosome 1, aradu.V14167.gnm2.J7QH, whole genome shotgun sequence DNA includes these proteins:
- the LOC107468208 gene encoding protein FRIGIDA-ESSENTIAL 1, which produces MSPPSVDQGNADPEEEEEEEVEEEVEEEVEEEEEEEEEEEEEEDVQEEEEEEEEEEVEVEVEEEVEEGEEEEEVEEEEEEPENDGDDKGYASDSVSDADNDRIDSCQQMESEVQERNLRPTYTMAENPIVMSSPSMPSNEENHAILKASSPSSEELSFKKEDVHATREISSHPKSVNDFASAKDGKSQVLDSSQQMKSEGLGGDLRPASTVAENPVIKPSPSLCSKEENCVILKACVVSAPSSDTLALKKEQVFPTPKISNSCHPKSVKDLAPADDGKNQVLDVDGANTGIVQLTYNVGGCNEPSNDSKADLGGVKDMDSGATKLSSNIGKDIAIGLPQTDAFVGSANGSQNSLKRTVPLEVESKDDVKQIKSRTIVPSSNTEMKDGNKHQGIICAFFAKGWCIRGNSCSFLHIKDSAKDTGQETQGDLDKAKQKRELELEEGTRDNIKRTRTNDQEEISDWHPCQEKNKYQLRDILFPESRFTSKYFNTNLSSYSNHAAGLSIAQNHHMYNGYTSAVLSRSPKLSFVTQKLLNSDKEYNASRSAFSGSEREELPSVGSSRIPIHSAAYISKICSYDWEPSVPFRPSFFITSMNVSSLGDLYDPLRDSIEIPNIGDGSLKASLLIHGSSIQASSQVLKYGDSAVVGKHMSDFNDEKSSVSSHNRFGENQPNKNLVPHEKDCHATEMEITSGTCMNYPNGKIGMGKDVTKSEREWTEHDAKHHGEGSAHKKRVDRDKKINDTDADLQTDCSVQKDSKAMRHFRAALVDLVKELLKPSWHEGRLSKDAHILIVKRSVDKILSTLEPQQIPTTIDATKQYVSLYRGKIAKMVNGYINKFGKS; this is translated from the exons ATGTCTCCCCCATCCGTCGATCAAGGTAACGCCGAtccagaggaagaagaagaagaagaagtagaagaagaagtagaagaggaggtagaggaggaagaagaagaggaagaggaggaagaagaagaagaagatgtacaggaagaggaagaggaagaggaggaagaagaggtagaggtagaggtagaagaagaggtagaagaaggagaagaagaggaggaggtagaggaagaagaagaggagccaGAAAACGACGGTGATGATAAAGGCTACGCCTCAGATTCTGTATCCGATGCCGACAACGATCGCATAG aTTCATGCCAACAAATGGAATCTGAAGTACAAGAGAGGAACTTGAGGCCAACTTATACTATGGCGGAAAACCCTATAGTAATGTCTTCTCCTAGTATGCCATCCAATGAAGAGAATCATGCCATTCTCAAAGCATCTAGTCCTTCATCTGAGGAACTAAGTTTTAAAAAGGAAGACGTTCACGCAACACGCGAAATTTCAAGTCATCCCAAATCAGTAAATGATTTTGCTTCCGCTAAAGATGGCAAAAGTCAAGTTTTAGACTCCAGCCAACAGATGAAATCTGAGGGACTAGGGGGGGACTTGAGGCCAGCTTCTACCGTGGCAGAAAACCCTGTAATAAAGCCTTCTCCTAGTCTGTGTTCCAAAGAAGAGAATTGTGTCATTCTCAAAGCATGTGTTGTTTCTGCTCCTTCATCTGACACGCTAGCTTTGAAAAAGGAACAAGTTTTCCCAActccaaaaatttcaaattcttgTCATCCCAAATCAGTTAAAGACTTGGCCCCAGCAGATGATGGCAAAAATCAAGTTTTAGATGTTGATGGTGCAAATACTGGAATTGTTCAACTAACATACAATGTTGGAGGGTGCAATGAACCAAGTAACGATAGCAAAGCTGATTTAGGTGGTGTTAAGGATATGGATTCTGGGGCCACCAAGTTGTCTAGTAACATTGGAAAAGACATCGCTATTGGCCTTCCTCAAACGGATGCCTTTGTTGGGAGTGCCAATGGCAGTCAGAATTCCTTGAAAAGAACTGTACCATTGGAAGTAGAATCAAAGGATGATGtaaaacaaatcaaatcaaG GACTATAGTTCCGTCTTCGAATACTGAGATGAAGGATGGAAACAAACACCAGGGAATTATATGTGCCTTTTTTGCTAAAGGGTGGTGCATCAGAGGTAATTCCTGTAGCTTTCTTCATATAAAAGATTCTGCAAAGGATACTGGCCAGGAGACTCAGGGGGACTTGGATAAAGCAAAGCAGAAGAGAGAACTGGAATTAGAAGAAG GTACCAGGGACAATATCAAAAGAACCAGGACG AATGACCAAGAAGAAATCTCAGACTGGCATCCTTgtcaagaaaaaaataagtacCAGTTGAGGGACATCTTGTTTCCAGAGAGTAGATTTACAAGCAAATATTTCAACACAAATCTCTCATCCTATTCAAATCATGCAGCGGGATTGAGTATAGCTCAAAACCATCATATGTACAATGGATATACTTCTGCAGTTTTGAGTCGTTCACCTAAGTTGAGCTTTGTTACTCAGAAACTTTTGAATAGTGACAAAGAATATAATGCCTCTAGATCTGCTTTCTCTGGCTCAGAGCGGGAGGAGTTGCCATCGGTTGGTTCATCTAGGATTCCAATACACTCTGCCgcatatatatcaaaaatatgttcttatgATTGGGAACCTTCTGTGCCATTTCGACCATCATTTTTCATTACGTCAATGAATGTATCATCTCTGGGAGACCTGTATGACCCTCTTCGAGATAGCATTGAGATACCAAATATAGGAGATGGGTCTTTGAAAGCTTCCCTCTTAATTCATGGATCATCCATCCAGGCTTCATCACAGGTGCTGAAATATGGCGATTCAGCTGTAGTTGGGAAACATATGTCTGATTTTAATGATGAGAAAAGTTCCGTATCTTCTCATAATAGATTTGGTGAGAACCAACCAAACAAAAATTTGGTTCCTCATGAAAAAGATTGTCATGCAACTGAAATGGAAATAACATCAGGGACTTGTATGAACTACCCCAATGGTAAAATCGGCATGGGGAAAGATGTTACAAAATCAGAGAGAGAATGGACTGAACATGATGCCAAACATCATGGTGAAGGATCAGCGCACAAGAAGAGAGTAGATAGGGATAAGAAAATTAATGATACAGATGCCGATTTGCAGACTGACTGCAGTGTGCAGAAGGATTCCAAAGCAATGAGACACTTTCGTGCAGCTCTTGTTGACTTGGTGAAAGAGTTGTTAAAACCATCTTGGCACGAGGGCCGTCTTAGTAAGGATGCACATATCTTGATAGTTAAAAGATCAGTTGACAAGATACTCAGCACCTTAGAGCCTCAGCAAATTCCAACCACTATAGATGCTACTAAGCAATATGTTTCTTTGTATCGTGGAAAAATTGCAAAGATGGTCAAT GGATATATCAACAAATTTGGCAAGTCTTGA